The DNA window TCACATATATGGTGTGGGTTTCCCCCGGCTTCCATTCTATGGGCAGGGTAGAGCTGGCGGCCTCGCGCCGCGAATCGAAGAAGTCAACTGCGCTCATGACAGTTCCCTCTCCCGGTGCCACGGCAGAGTCCACCGACATCTCCACAACCATGACAATAGAACCTCCCGTGTACTCATCGCTCACAGTTGTCTTCACAGTTACCAGAGCAGCCCCGGCAGTCGGGTTTGGGTCTATCTCCACGGACAGTATTTCGGGCCCTGTGCTATCTATGCCAATCTCACCCTTGGTGGTGATGAGGAAATCGCTGGCAGTTCCAAACCTCTGTATGACAGCCTTTGACATTCCTATTTTTGCGAGGGATGAACGGATCTCATCTGTCTTGATGGGTTTGTCAAAGTGAACCTGGATGAGCGATCCGCCAGTGAAATCAATCCCGTAGTTCGGGCCTCCACGCACTATCAAAGAGATGAGACCAATAACAATGAGCGTTCCAGATACTATGAACGCATGCTTTCTGAACCCAATGAAGTCAATCTCCGGCTTCTTGAAAATCCTCAGCACGTTGCCTCCACTTATATCAAGAGCTTCTTAGGCTGGCGCTTCAAGGTTGCCACATCGAATATGACCCTGGTCACAACAATCGCGGTGAAGAAACTGCACACAATGCCAATAGAAAGCGTCACCGCGAAGCCGGTTACCGGGCCCATCGCGAACCTGGTTCCGAATATCCAGAGAATCACCGCAGCCAGGAGAGTTGTCATGTTTGCATCAAGAATGGTTCTGAATGCTTTTGAATAGCCGTTATCGATAGCTGCCCTTACGGTCTTTCCGGCGAGAAGCTCCTCTCGTATCCTCTCAAATATTAGAACATTGGCATCGACCGACATCCCAATCGTAAGAACTAGCCCGGCCATGCCGGGTAGACTCAGACTTGCCCTGAACCCTGAAAGTACGGCTAGCACAAATACAAGGTTCAGGACCAGAGCAATGCCGGCCACAAAACCGCTGACGCTATAGTAGACGAGCATGAAGAGCAGCACCACAACCCCGCCTATGACCAGACTCCGCACCCCACTCCTTATGGAGTCTGCGCCCAGCGAAGGCCCGACCGACCTCTCCTCTATCACCTTGACTGGAGCGGGCAGGGCACCAGCTCTAAGTACAATGGCAAGGTCTTTCGCCTCTTCAAGCGGGGACAATCCCATCTCGATCTGAGACCTCCCGCTGGCTATCCTTTCTCTGATGACAGGAGCCGACTGCACAATCCTGTCCAGAACAATGGCCAGCCGTCTTCCCACATTTCCACCGGTAATGGCGGCCCACTTGGCCCTCGCCTGCCTTGTCATGGTCAGGTCCACCCTCACCTCATTGGGATTGTCAGAACTGCCTATACCAACCTCTGCGTCTACTATGGCTGCGCCAGTCAGCTCGGGATCTTTTCTCACCAAATAGATGGGCCTGAACTTGCGGCCCTCTATGTAGGTCTCTTGACCCCAGAGGAACTCCTGCCCTTCTGGCATCAGCCTGGCAGCCTCTGGCAGGCTCGTATATTTGTTGAAGGTCGATCTGTATCT is part of the candidate division TA06 bacterium genome and encodes:
- the secD gene encoding protein translocase subunit SecD, producing MRRGLRWRILIVFMAIGLAGWQFSYTVRLGRLTPEQKLTMTEEEMKQLNKKALHLGLDLQGGMHLVLEVDKSKLSPDEAKDATNRVLEVLRNRIDQFGVFEPTIQKQGTDRIAVQLPGVLDRQRAKDVIGKTAQLEFRLVESALKTQRLLEAIDRVVMSAESVAVEDTLDYTVRPLLSLIRRHRADFVVDDRYRSTFNKYTSLPEAARLMPEGQEFLWGQETYIEGRKFRPIYLVRKDPELTGAAIVDAEVGIGSSDNPNEVRVDLTMTRQARAKWAAITGGNVGRRLAIVLDRIVQSAPVIRERIASGRSQIEMGLSPLEEAKDLAIVLRAGALPAPVKVIEERSVGPSLGADSIRSGVRSLVIGGVVVLLFMLVYYSVSGFVAGIALVLNLVFVLAVLSGFRASLSLPGMAGLVLTIGMSVDANVLIFERIREELLAGKTVRAAIDNGYSKAFRTILDANMTTLLAAVILWIFGTRFAMGPVTGFAVTLSIGIVCSFFTAIVVTRVIFDVATLKRQPKKLLI